Part of the Zingiber officinale cultivar Zhangliang chromosome 6A, Zo_v1.1, whole genome shotgun sequence genome, ACGGATGTAAAATTTCGATCTACTATATTTTAAATTTCACTGTCCAATTTAATCATAATTTATCTCCTCTAAATATTTGTAGGGCCGGATTCAGAGGCGTTAAGGTGACCATTCCCCCTTTTACAACTGTTCATGGGACTTCGTAAGAAAAATTGtcaaaaatggaaattttatttGAACTTTCCAAAAACTACGCGATTACCGTCCTCCACTTTGACTCAGCCAGTACGACCGCCGTATCGAAACAAAAGACTTCCTCCACTTTGACTTAGCCAGTACGTCCTCAAATGGAAATTGGGAGTTTATGAGATTTAAATACGTAGATTCTCGTTAATTCGGCTTCAGCAGTTTTAGAAAACAATTTAGTAATATTCATTTTCATTAATAaacaaatttaataattaaatcaaaacacataaattatatatagatggaaaagaaaaaataattaaatattcagaaaatattatgacaaaagatgaatacgtcCTCCCAACAAAATATTCTCAATGTCATAGAGGGGGCTTAAACCAATGATATTCTAAATTTATTTTAGTTCTAGTAGGGgttttaaatgaattaaattttttatgagctattcgaatctcgattcgataaaaattcATTTGAGATCGTTTAATGAAgttcgttaagataaataaatcaagttcaagcttcacaatatttgaCTCGTTAGTTCGTGATGATATTTGTTaaacttattaattaatttttaaataaaaaaataatattattaatattatatttatagattttacattttagaaatatatagataaatatattaaatttatttattagaataaaattataatttttaataagagttttttctaaatatataatttaatttttaataaatatttaaatttataagttatatttattaagctcgtttaggctcgataaaaattcgaataagctcgtgagccatgaatatattcattaaataaagttCGAGCTTAGTTtgattataaatgagtcaaactcaaatattcaagagCTCGGCTCGGTTTGATTACATCCACCCCTAAGTTCTTGGTTAAATGTATGGATGCCCCGGGGGCTATGGTGCAATGATAGGGCATCCAGGTTGTCACTCAGGCATCCGCGGTTTGAGTCCAAGTTACGGTGAATTTGttggaatttttcctccaaatgagacaCGCAACTAAATAATACTGGACTCCTGGGATGCCTACTACAAGCGCTTCCCGATCTATCCTGGTAGTTGCTAGAAAATTTTCATGGAACCAGATCGATCATTCCAGATTCGATATTATCCAGTCTGATTAATTATTTGAGCAATGATATACTTAAGggaaaaaaatcaaagaaaaactcaaggatagacacataaagtcataATCCATCATTTCACTTTTTATGGATCCATCACTTTATGTGTttatcctttaatttttttttaatttttttgtattgagcatatcatttttctaattattttttgggTTAAATGTAAGGATGCTTTATGCCATTTTCCAAACTGCGAAGAGTCTTTTTTtaagaggagaaaagaaaaataaaaagtaggTTTCCGTCCGCCTCTTCTCGTCTCCGGACTCTAGCGCCGGCGACGCCGTAGCGATCGGCCTTCCTAATCTCTTCTCATCAGCGCAGTTGGAAGAAGTCAATCACCTCAACCCCTCCTTTTGTTGGTCCTCCTCCCCGGAACCGACGCTGCGGTGCTTCACAAGCGAGTAGGcatccctccctctctctctctccaattTCTATCAAGTGGTGATCTTGTGCTGATTTCAATTCATGTTGCGGGAAAACTTGTGCCTGCTTTTACGATGCTGCATCTTTCATGTAAATGGTCGTGGACTCGTGGTTTCTTTTATGAATCGCATGCAGTGGAGCAATATTTGTGCTTGTTTGTTCTATATCTTTCTGCAATTTTATGTTGAGTGTTTTCATCCCCAAGTCAATATTGTTTAAACTATTTGTGCTCTCATTAGTAAACACAATATGATCTGCAAATAATATACACAAAGGATGTGATGATAGGAAATTTCAACCACACTCTTGTTGTAGTTATCTTCTTAAATTACAAAAGACATGGCATCCAGGCGCTGAAAAGAAAATAGgagttaagtttaaaatgagaACCCCAACTTGAGCTTACCATAATTGCTTCTTTACATAGGAAACTAAATTCTGGCCATATAATCTTGGAGGGACAATATTAAGCTTTGCAACAAACTATTTCTGAAGATCTTGCAGGCGGCTGCTGCAGTCATCATAGAATGAGCTCGTgcataaaaaaatctaagtattttTTGCCATTGTGAGTAAATCTGTTTCCCACTAAGAAATTAATAATTAAGCCAAAAATATGAGGTCTAAGTATTAGGCATCCCTCCATCTCCCTCCAATTTCCTTCAAGTGGGGATCTTATGTGCTGATCTCAACTCATGTTACAGGATAACTTGTGGCTGCTTTTACTATTGTTAATCTTGTCTGTAATTTTTTATGTAAATAGTCGTGGTTCCTTTTATTTCATTGTCGGGAGGAGGGGAGATGTTGATTGCTGAACTCAGCTCCAGCCTGTCACAGGTGGAGGAGCAATACTTGAGCTTGCTTGTTCTATATCTTCCTGCAATTTTTATGTTAAGTATCTTCATTCCAAAGTCGATATTATTTAATCGATTTGTTCTCTCATTAATTAACACATTATCCTCTTCAAATAATATACACAAAGGATGTGATGATAGGAAATTTCGACCGCACTCTTATTGTTGTTGTCTTCTTGACATGGCATCCAGTCGCTGAAAAGAAAATAGGAGTTAACTTTAGAATGAAAAGCCCAACTTGAGTTTACCATAATTGCTTCTTTCCATGGGAAACTAAATTCTTTGGCCATATAATCTTCGAGGGACAATATTAAGCCTTACAACAGACTATTTCTGAAGATCTTGCAGGCTGTTCTTTGCAATTCTTGGGATGAACACTTTTGGTCTAAAGCCCAAAACTTAGGAGCCTACCACTAATGTTGGAGCCAGGCTTCAACGAGTTAATGGCCTGAAGGAATTTGATCTAATATGCTACCCTCATGAAAATGGGATGCCCATGAACCTTAACTCTCTTTGTCATATAAGACTCGGATAATATAGCTTTGTATTGAACTTAATAAAGGGATATAATTCATATAGCCGGTCCCAAATACTTGCAACATATATAATTATGATGATGATGGCTCCTACATTTCCTATTTTCATTACTTCagattgtttttgtttgctataaATGGATAGTCCTCTGATATGAGAGATAAATTTGCTGAGAGTACCACTTCCATTTGTGTAGATGATGTATTTGCCACATGCAATTACCATCTGCtaaattattctttttatttgactCATAAAATGGGCCATtacttagtgcagatttttagaaTGTAAATAATAGATTCTGTCGCTGCATTTTCTTATTTTGCTTCCTAAAGAAGACAgctattttattcttgttgtttGTATCATTGTAGGTTTATACTGGAATGACAGACAAGTTTGTTTTCTTATTCATTTCTTATTTGTTTTGTACTTTTTGTAGACTATATTTGATCACTCCATCTAATTAGTCATGACAAGTGAAGAATCTAAAGGTTTGCTGAAGGATATGGATTGGAAGACAGCAAGCAATGCTGCTAGTGATTCAAGTGGGCCAGTTACTAAAAAGCGACTTCCAAAGAAGATTAGACAGGTGCCTGACTACTATTTTCTTCCACGAAGGTCCTTGCCTGCTACGGTTGCATTTTATGGTGCTTTTTGTGCTGCTGGAGTAGGAGCAGGAATGTTACTTGAGGTTTGGATTAAGAAAAAGATTAAAGGTATTAATTTCGGTCCAGTGCTTTTTTCGTATAAACATTGCAATTTCTATGTGCATTTAGATACAGTTTGCAAACTGTGCCGACCATTCTTTTTGACCTGTTAGTTGTGGTTTAGTCTAAACTTTGATCCACTCGTTGTAGAAAATTAAGGAAACTGAACACTAGTCAAGCACTGAGAAATTAGGAATATGGAAAAGTTCTATGAATTAGTTATGTTTTATTTTCCCCCCCATATTCTCATTCTATGCTTCCACAAATCTCTGAGTGTTAACCTGAGAGGTATCCATGAAATAAAGATTTTATGACTTTCACCTCATTGGCTGCACTGGTCTGAAACCAATAAGTTCACTTCCTGGAGTGACTAACATAACATTGCTTGTAGCTGGCTGAATTTAATAATCTATTCTATCACTATAGATTCATCCTCTGATCTAAATAATGCTCTCTATCCATAATTCTCTTCTTGAATTTTCTGCTCATATTTTGTTatgaaatatatttattattataacATTACAAAGTACACgttttttgtataatttttttcttcttttccatCTTTAATTTCCACTGCCAAACATTGAATGATTGGGCATTGTGAATATATtgtatttaaaatgtttttttttgtcattactgatgtatatttaatattatgCCATTACAAAGTCTACTTTGTATAGTTTTTTGTTTTCCGTCTTTAATTTCTAGTGGATGATCAGGCATTGGTAAACATTTTGTACAGTTTGTTTTTATTTCAAATCCATTATTCTCATCTACTCTTGGAATCTGTAGACAAAAAGAGTTGAGGCAAGTATTTGGTTGTACTTGATTTGAAGTTGAACTGTTAAGTCTTGGGATTTATTGCCAAGGTCTTCGGTTCTAAATTTGCCTTCATAAAAAATAGTGCTTGCATTTATTTTATCTATAAAAAAAAGACTAATTGAAACACAAACTAGTCAGAAATGCAGTATTATTTCATTATTGTACCATTATCTAACTCAGCTAATTCTCACTGGCAGAGGATAGTGGAGTCATTTGGGAATTTGACTGACACTGAGAGCCATTCATATGGATGCAGCAATTCAGCACACCTAGAATCATCAGAGTTCCTCGTTGCGTAGAATTGTTTGCAATCCGCTTCTTGTTGGTTATCCATCTTTATTTGTAGGCACCCATTTTCCAGGAGTACTGCGTCTTCATCAAATGGGGGAAAAGTTGTAACCTTCGAATAAAAGGAATGACAAACCTTGTAAGGGTtgatcttttttctatcttggttGTGTTATCCTAGTAAACATTGACTGTGAAATTTTATGTCAAAATTTTGGCAGATGCAGCTATTCTTATTTCCACACTTTCATGAGCATGTTGTTGTTTTTTTGCTTTTTGGCTTATTTGTGCCTTGTAACAAGATCGCATTCAGTTTTGTGATCAGCTTTTGTTTTAACAATTCACTTTTTAAGCAAGGTATCACCATGTTCGTGTTATCCTGAAGCATTCTTA contains:
- the LOC121995672 gene encoding uncharacterized protein LOC121995672, whose product is MTSEESKGLLKDMDWKTASNAASDSSGPVTKKRLPKKIRQVPDYYFLPRRSLPATVAFYGAFCAAGVGAGMLLEVWIKKKIKEDSGVIWEFD